TCTTTGTTCCAATTTAAGTAAAAGTATTTAGTTGAacacaaaatttaagaaagaacCGAAAACTTTAAACTTTTAGTCTAAATTGAGATGTAAATATTTGTGTGACCGTAAATTATCTCATTAAAGATAAAGTGcgcattttaaagttaaatttatactactaaatatagaaagatatctttttttttggtactaataaaaaaaaaataatgtcaTATAAATTGGGATGGAGAAAGTAGCTTACATTAGCAAATAACATTCCAGATTTTCCCAGTTATTATCCTACATTTATTATTGATGATTGCAATTTTTTAGATAGTCTGATGGGGCGGATGCACTCTTAGTGAAGCGGTGTCACGCTACACCGCTTCGTCAaatttttttactaaatatatgtattaatattgTGAGAAAACGAATAAATAGGAAAAAATGACACCACTTGACATAAATTGTCTTTTGGTGCGTTGGTTATGTGCTTGATTTTGCTTTAAAAGATCAGTTTGAAAGAGTCTGTATgattaaaaaatgtgatgaagtAGAATTGAACCCAGGACCTTTTCTAACTTGAAATTCAACAAAACCAATAGACTAGGAATATTTCTTGTCTAGAAGTAtaatatttgaagttataattctTGTACTTCTATAAATTTTGACACCGCTTATAAAAATTCTTGCGTACGCCATTGTCTGATGgtgtaaaaaattatattgttaatatataataattaataaaaaaatttatatacaCCGAATATTTATACCAAATTAACCAATACATAATACGTGTCtgtatctatattatattaaaaacacaaagccccttagcgaaatattgttcgcctttttaccctttaaaaatgaATTTCACATTAGACAAATTGTCATTGTTATATcattattttctaatatttaggactacttatattaactaaaattttgactattaaatttttccttatttgaactatgtaaaaacttctaatatttaggaatttaacTATTTCATAATGTTTAATATTAAAAAAAGGAACATTACATCGACATTCACGACATctaaaaaattaaaagtgcttgttttcataaataaataaaaaattgttaTTTCACAAAGAATGCAAATAATTCATATGTTTTTTATCTTTCTCGTAATAATTAGGAAAATTGAAATTGGATAACCAAACTGGGATGGAAAAGGTAATAAAGAGATGTTAATAATCAAAGCACCAAAGTTAGCCATTAAGCATCTCCTTATCGGTATATAATtggataaaataatattaaaaaatttatttgcaCTTAAATTTTGAATTCTAACAAAACCACGAtcttccaatttattaattaggaTCTTAGAAGTAAACTATGTTTTTCTTTCTGTTTATTGAAGTGTCCTATAGCAATCTGAATATGATAATCtcaatatatttcctttttgAAAAATTGCCTATTATATTGGACATTAAAATCGAAttgtaagaaaaaatatttttctgttacTTGTTTGTATTTATGTTAATTTTCGCTTGTATGTTTTCCACAGTCCTAAAGCATATTTTGTAGTCCCACTTTTTGTAACGAGGTTTCGTGTTGAAGGCATTTAATGAATGTGTTTTCTCCTAAATGTGCGTTTCTTTTACCTTATAAAAAGTGAAGTTGATTTatgttttttaattaaaaaatagtacTAAGTACGCTCTCAAATATTAGTCATTTTGATAATCGAATCTACttaaaatatttagtaaaaattgaCTTCTCTATCATCAGTACATTTTAACTTATACTAGTAGCAAATAACATATCGAATTTTCAGCTTATTATCCTACACTTATTATTGATGGTTGCTATCATTTAGATTGTCTAGTAATGTAAAAAAATTATACTATCAATACATAagaattaataaaaaatttacaTGCACCGAGTGTTTACGTCAAATTAATAAATACATAATGCGTGTTTGCATATAAATTTTTTTCACTTAATTAAtagttaattaatatatatattctcACTTTATTAGAGCATGTAACCATAGTAAAATGATATAATTAGATATAAATATCTGATGCAGGTAATTCCACTATTCTAATTACTCCATCCGTTCATTACTTAGACTTTTTATGctccttaaaaaataataattatcgTATATATTTTACCATATAATCCGTATAATGATAGCATTTCAAAAAGTCTTAGGGAATAATTttgaaaatgagtaattaatgataagggtaaaataagaaaaaaaaattgtctttctcttgatttgctaaaataaataaataaaaataaaaaaatatttttaataaaaaattgtttaattattttaaattaaatgcAACATGGTATTTTAATATTTTCAGTAGGCAGCTAGGTAGCACCTTGCTAGAAGTGTAATAGCCATGGAAATATATACCAAAAATAAATGAGGGACCCATCCCCAAATAGGAGAGACACAATTCTTTCCAAATACTATAAGATTACCAATTGCAAACTTTTCATTCCCTATTTTCAGCTTTGTCCATCCAAATTCCAAAACTTTAAACCCCTCAAACATTATTAAAACCCAAATCACTCAACCCCCAATTCCTCCTATTTCTTGAAGTTCCTATATTTTTGAAGAGATCTACTTGAAAACCTAAATCACTCAACCCCAATTACTTCTATTTTTTGAAGCTCTAGTATTTTTGAAAAGATCTACCTCCATTTGTTTGGAACTGAATCGTAATTATTGTTGTCCTGTTTTCTAGAAGAAAAAATAGACATGAACAAGAAGAATTGTGAGTTGTGTGGTAAAAACAAGGCAAGAATGTATTGTGAATCAGATCAAGCAAGTCTTTGTTGGGATTGTGATACAAATGTTCACTGTGCTAATTTTCTTGTAGCTAAACATTCAAGAAATCTACTTTGTAATTCATGTCAATCACTTACTCCTTGGTCTGCTTCTGGTCCAAAACTTTCACCTACACTTTCCCTCTGCAATTCTTGTCTTGAAAATACCTCGGCGGCCGCCGTTCATTTGCAgaaccaaaatgaagaaagagttgaagaaaattatgaaacagaaactgatgaagaagaagaatatgaaAGTGAGAGTGATTCTGATGATGaatatgatgatgataatgaagaTGCTGGGAATCAAGTTGTTCCTTTGTCTTCTTCTCCgtcaatttcttcttcttctaccgGCAGTTATGGAGATATATCTGCCGGAGACGGCGGTGACACGGCGGCTGTTTCTTCTCAGTGGAAAAAGCGATTAAGGGAAAGTGATTGTCTCCATTCTGAGGTAGGTCATCTACTCACTCAATTCAGAATTTACGATTTGACGTGTTTAACCTTTTAAGTTCTTATACTATGAGTattgaatataatatttgttaAAAAATTTAGTAAACTTTAACATATATTTAAATATCGTATCAACTATAATGAAGCTAAGGAGAGTTAAAAATTTAAAACATTAAATACACAGGGGATTCAATACATGATAAATTATGAGTTCAGAAAAgattttatgatttttcatgtatataatcatgtttttattaaaaaatattgggTTCAATTGAATATGTGGCTCAAAAGTTACATCTGCCGCTAATCGGCATCTACATATGTTTAATTGAACGTGGAATTATAAGTTCGGAaaagattttgtgatttttcatattTCGAAAAGAATATTAGGTTCAACTAAATCTATAGTTCAAAAAGCTACATTCGCCGTTGGTTGGCATGTACATACGTTCGATTGAGTGTGAATGTGCATTCGTAATTTATATGTTGTATCCGTCTCTTTATAATGCATTCGTAATTTATATGTTGGATTCGCCTCTTTATAATGCGTTCGTAATTTATATGTTGGATCCGCCTCTTTATAATGCATTCGTAATTTATATGTTAGATCCGTCTCTTTACAATTTCTCTATCCCGTTAGGACTAATATATGCTCTAATAATTATGCAGGATGAAGAGGCTTGCTCCTCAGATTTGAACTGCAACAATTTGTTGGAAGAGAATAAGGGGACATCTTCTTCAATAGGATTCTTAAGACCAATGAAATTGCTTAGGACAAATGAATTGTCTTAAGATTTCTACAAAATATGGATTCTCATTAGCAGGGTTGGATTGGAGTTAAGATTTTGAGTTTATGGTTTTAGATAAATTATTTAATACGTATTAAGTTCGATTTTTTGATACAAATATAGAATTTGAATTAATATTGTTGAACCCGTAAACAGAATCTTAGCTTGTCACTATCCGTTAGAAGTATGTAAACCAAATTAGTAGTCTTTTTATTTGCACTATCTTGTTTCTTTTACATTGAATGATTTTGACAAAAAGATATATACACAAATAGTTTATATAGCCCTTTGTTTACTAATTCTAATTTAATTAGAAGAATTATTGAACCAAAATTCATTTTTGGCtgaattctttgttttgtttactcTAGTTTCTTCTACCTCTTGTTGCTGCATATATTACAATCTATTTCCAGTTTCTGGTTGCGCCGTAAAGATTAGGACTGCTTCGACCGGATTTAAAAATTTAGAAGATTAATTCTTAATGTATGATTTAATTATAATAAATCAGTATTGCTTGGTGTAAATACCGAATGCAAGTTAGTTTTTATTCATCCGAACAGAACAAGATATTAATTTGGTCAGGGAACAAGATATTACctcattatttaaaaaataacaaaGCTAGGAATAAATTCACACTTTGGCATCTGCCACGTGTTAGTTCAGCGGCTGGTGACAGCAACGCAGTTAAGGCAGCTCCATTATTTGCATAGTCAATACATTTGAGGTGcttatacatacatatacacatGTTGATACATATATGTTGATATAAGTTATTTATGACAAACTGTTAATATAatgtaatattttttattttgaaccaAACTTTTACGATACTCATACAATTAAGAGTATACTTACATCTTATCATCATAACTAGGAGCGTATCTAGAGGGGGTTCTCGGAGGTCACGTGAACCGATACTTTACTCTCTAGATCATGTATAGTaatgttttaattttttaaaatatatttatatatatatatgtgtgtgagtATCATATGATGCAATGATTATATCTATCTCGTtagatttttccttttttaactaGAATTTGGTGCAACCACAAAAGATGACAAGTCTAATGTTACtttttgcatattaattaaatacttttctttttctttctttcttgtttagTGTATTCTTCCCAAAATTTATGTGCGTGAAAATAGCTAAAGGTTAAACCCGTAAAATTACTGGATTCAATTCTTTATAATCAAAATCCTAGATCTGCTTTAGATCATAGCTACTATCAAAGGTTAAATCTTGTGTGTGGTTGCTGATTTAACAACTGCACCACATTCTCAACCAAGTTGGAATTGAATATATAATACTTCACTAATTATCTCAAACTTAGATtacacaaaagaaaaataaaagaaaaagtagTAATAgatgttatttatattttttaacaaaaatatataaatttaaagATGAGGCATGGAAACTAGGGACTAGGTAGTACTAGGACCACTATTTCTAAGTGCAAGGGAATGGCCTTAACAGATCATTACTAAGGAAAGTGCAGCCCCTCTGCCCTGTATTCTTgcacttctctttttttcttttttcttttttcttctaaaatactTTTTAATTTGTAAGTGAAACAAGCAGTAgtgttttgtttcatttttggaTTCTTCTATATGGCCTAATTCCTATTTAAAGACTTAATAACTTCTCTGATAGTTTTAGTTAATTCTAATTCAAAGAATAAAAGTTAGACTGTTTTCATATAGTTTGCAATTTTTTACAGAtttgattaaaaatatataaagcaaTATTCCTCCATcccaatttttgtgatattttttccTATATAGTCCGTCTAAAAAAAAATGACACATTTTATATTTAGTAACATTtcaacttaaattttttttttttatccttaatgagaggATTCTCAACGACACAAATTTTTGTAATTTATTTTAGATCAcaaattttaaaagatttttttacATCTTAAATTTCATTCCCCGTCAAATAtcttcacataaattggaacggaggagTGATACGTTACTAAATTAAAATTAATCGGGTCAATCCTCGTAAGTTGATCAATAACCGAGAGTTTATCGAAAATAAGATCTTTATTTCACACAAGATAGGAGTAAGATCTGCATACACTATATCCTTCTCAAACCTTATCTATAAAATTATATCGgatatgttgttgttattgaatCCTCGTAAGTTGATCAATAACCGAGAGTTTATCGAAAATAACATCTTTATTTCACACAAGATAagagtaaggtctgcatacactaTATCCTTCTCAAACCTTATCTATAAAATTATATcgggtatgttgttgttattgaatCCTCGTAAGTTGAATTTAGCCATATACCAATTGAGAGGAGGTGGTAGTAGATATTGCTAAGTTTCAACTTTTTtgtaatcccccccccccccccccccccacccccgacccccccccccccctcctatcCTTTGTCTCTTGATAGCAGTAGTTGGATGGAGTAGTTAACTAGCTGGTACCGATAATCAGTCTTAGGAGTACTTGGTCCACTCTTTTTCAAGTGCAGAGGGATGGccttcaaattcaacaaatcaaAAGTTGTGGTTATTATTTATTTGGGAAAGTGCAGCCCCTCTGCCCTGCATTCTTGCACTTTTTTGTTTTCTAGAATACTTGCCTTTTCGTATCTTAATTCTTGAATTGGagtaaattcttttcttttttttaaatggaAGTGTTCGAAGTTCAAACCAGCTTAACCAACCTCGTCAGTCTCGCACAAACATAAGTACTGATTAACTCTACTCATTAAGACTTACGCAAATAAAATAACCTAAATTTTTTGTTTGTGTTAAAATTTAAACCTTAATCTTCAAGATTTTGTATTTCAGTTCATTGACTACTGGGCAATAGCCTTGAATAAATTGAAGTATATTCTAGTGAAACAAGTAAAAGGTTGTATTATCTatctttggcttcttttttaAGTTGTAtgtgagggtgtttggctaaactTATAAGCTGGTAAAACTGACTTATAAGCACATTTTGATTTTTCTACGTATTTGGTAAACATccaaagtgcttataagtcaagTGTTTATAAGTTAAAATCAGtcataagtcataagttggtcacccccaacttatgacttttcagcttataagcatttttagtttgaccaagacttttactagtttatccttaataatatttttaatttacaaaatatttttcccaaaataattttttaaattttctcttcACTCCATATTCGTTGTTTATCATTTTCTCTACAAAGAAACTTTTTAAttcatatttttttgtaaaaactttaagGGTATTTTAGTCTTTTTAACAAGAGAACAACTTATCAGCACTTTTCTACCAAACATGTCAATTACTTATTATCAaatgtttattttaaaaattagtttcagcacttaaaaataattttaagcaCTTCAAATTTATCAGCTATTTataatcagctaatccaaacggacTCTAATTCCTTCTATAGAGTTAATAGGTtcttttttatttacttttaaaagataaaaaataacgGAGTACAAAATTAATCAGGCCAATCCTCGAAGCTGAATTACGCAATGCCATCTTAGAGGAGCTAGCAGTAGATTAAACTCCCTTCATTTTTAACTGaatgtcccattttaatttttaaaccgCTCTAAAGATAATCTCTTTCCAAGAACATAAACTATCTAAAATAATTTCCCTCAGATGACAGAGTAACTTATTGTGGATAGAACCACAAATTTGTACATGTTAATTTTGTGTATCTATCACTTGCAAAGCACACTAAGGACTTCATTTAGTTATGTTAGCCCCTTGTATCTGAATAAAGGAAGTATCAAATCACTCATTCTTATACATTACcaacaaacaaaagaaataacACATAAATCATCTCACAAGCCAAAAGATATTCAGCTTTATCATCTTATATGACTCGGATTGTGATTGTCACATGGCAAATTCATGCCTATCTTCTCAAACATCAAGTTTCCATGATTTCATCTAAGCTTAAATTCTACCAAATCACATGGCAAATTCaagcgtaactggtaaagttgttgccatataaccgtggaaacaacctcttgcagaagtGCAAGATAAGGCTGCGTATaatagacccttatggtccggccTTTTCCCAGACCCCGCATAGCAAAAGCTtaatgcaccgggctgccctttttttgtTACCATCCCTAAGGGGCAAGATATGCATTGCCTTCATAAACCACGAAAAGGGACAATAGTAGCAATTGTTCTAGGCAACATCCAAATGCAGAGATCGTCTAGACATATTAACCCATCGCAACCCAGAAAACATGAAATTGATGACAAATGATTTCTCATCCAGGCTTATCAGTATTTACTAGTCATCATAGTAGATATAAGTAAGTGGAACTAACATTAGACTACATCAATACGAACAGGAAATTTCTATAACGCATATCCAACTAAGCTTGAGGATGTGAACAGGAGCATAAGTCTTAAAAGTTAAAAGAGTTTAGATTGCACCGGAAAGATCATTAGTgacaaaaaggcacaaattaagTGAAACCGTACGAAGCCAGCAATCTCAAGAGAAGAACACGACAACATCATCTAGCCAACTGTGACAAGGTGAAGATGAGAGAGAGGAGCAACCACAATTCAGTTACAGAAGATGACTCCAGAGTCCAGTATAACACAAAAGATCAAGTGGTTCTCACACAATCGCTCAAATTTTGTGCAGCAAAAGGAGTGATCACCGCAACTTCCGCTAGGAATCTGTCAACCAAAGAAGCAGGTATATCAAAGTCTTATCAAACAAACAGAAAACTATCAGTAATCATCGAGTCAATAGAAAACAAACTAGGTGATGAAAAAGCTTCTAAGATTATTCTGCACATCAGAGTGCAAATATCAATTGCATAAAAAATATAAGGGCATACAAGAACTTGGTTCGACTGGTTTGCAACTCTCTGCATGGCAATCTGCACAGACCAAACACCTGTCCTCGATACTAAGCAGGGTGTTACACTTACCAGAAAAATCAATGTCAAAGATACGTTTCTAAACAGTCGAGCTAAGTGAACGCATCCCTTTCCCTAAATGTTAAAATATGGATACAATAGTGACTCTAAGTTGTATGTACATGTTAAAGCAGGTGAAATAAGTTTCTTTTTGCTATAATGAAGGGAGGCACAAATGCTTCTTATCACTTGCGTTTCAAAGTTCATTTTTTATGTTTCCGCAGTCATAACTGTTTTTAGGAAAAGTTCactgaaagaaaaacttctattGTTACCGATCAGAAAAAGATTCTATTTTTTCTCTGAAACACAAGGTATGCAATTCTATTTTCAGGAAGGCAAAAGGAGGTTATCCAATATTTTGAAGAAACTGTCATTTTTCTAACTAAACCACGAAGAGACTAGCAATCATCAATTAACAGACTATTAAACAATTTGGATGCATATTGCTCGGGACCTCTAACTCATAGATATGATGGATAATGCATGAACCTCCTACAAGAGCAGAACAAATGGCATGAAAATTGTCAAAAGGTGATTTTTCTTCAGGGAAGAAAAGTGGTTCCTCATTCTCGCAAAGAATATTATGAGTGGACCAATCACTGAAAATACCagacagaaaaagaaataaaatgccaTGTTGCATCCCACTTGTATTCTCCTCCCAACATCTTTCGCAATGTGTCCTTAAATAAAGCACAGTGGAGAGAAATGATTCATCTATGTAATCTTTAGTGGCGTGACAAAGTTGATTTGACATCACCCACAACTCTACTAATTCAAATATAGAGGCCATGCAAACAAGTGTCTGCTCTTCATAAACATTAAACCACAATCCATAAGACAAATCAAGCTTAGGCAAACACTACAAATATTCAATAAGGTCTAGAGTTCAAATATTGGAAAGTCAAATCAAATTGACTCTAGGATAAACCGGCGTCTCCTTTGACAAAGTTGTTATTTCAACATCACACCTGCTTTATTTTTCCCCGGCTTTCACAACCAAAGGCAGTTATCACAAAATTACATCTTCCTCAAATCTGTTATGGAATTCATGTTTACATTTTTCATCCATTAACCCGAGGAAGAACTAGGCTTATTGGAGGTAAAAGTGCGGAGTACACAACTCAGTCCTAGCAAATCCTTTCATTTAAATGTTAAGCCCAAAAGCAGCCTGTAGGGGTGCCAAATTAAATTACATACACTAAGTTTACTTTCTAACAAGGAAGCAACAATAATCTGAATTCATCTTATTTAAAGTCCTCTCACAAACTTCATTAAAGAGTCGAAACTTAACAAGAATCCTATTGCTCTCATACAGTGGGAGATAGCTCGCACAAATGAATCATGCCCTAAATTCTACTCCTAGGCAGTGCAAGTACAATTTGTAAGTTATGCGAGCAACAAAAGTACAACGTTTCATAATCTAAAGTAATGGAatttaaaatgaaagaagagaagcGATATTCATTGTGAAAATAAAAGTAACAAGCAATGTACCTTTCGCTTATCGTCTCTTCAAAGGACTTCTTAAACAACCTTAAGTTATTTATCCGTTTTCGAGCCTTTTCCTATCGCTGGCTGCAATCCTGCTTCATGgagttaaacaatttaaaacagagtACCCTCAGGATTCAGCACACATGAGTGAGCATTGTAATAATAAGTTTTATTGAGGATTCTTTTGTCCAAGTTCTCATTTTAGCTTTAGacatttgtttcatttttttccaAAACAATGCTCACATATTGTTACCTTTAAAGCCCGTGTTCTTACATATTGCTGCCAAACATATAGTCGTTATAAAAAATTAAAGGTTTCTCACACTTTGCGTGACAAAATCATATGCAAACACTGTAAAGAGCATTGCGTTTCTTGAATGCAGCTATTTTGGGGCGTAATCCACCCAGTTTTCCTCTCTATCAATTTATTTGCTATAAAACACCACCAACTGTCAGaattggcagcagtatgccaaATTAAATTTTACGTTATAAAATAtgaaagatctttcatttcaatgaGGAAACGCACAAACTGATAACCAGTAGCAGAAGTTGCATAAATTTACATCAACACAAAATCCACTTTCCTCTTTCATGCAAAGATTTATAACTAACTGAAAGACTATTAGTATAAGGATCTACGAACCAACAGTTACAACAGTTTTTTTCGCAACTTACCTCGGCGATCATCAGAAGCATCATGATACTCGGTTTCCTCCTCATTTTCTTTTACCGCAGACGCCACAGAAACTAGCTGCTTACGAGCAGCATTCCCTCCATCCTTCTCATCAGGATACCTCACAACCACAACAGGGCAAACACAATGCCTAACACAGTAATCACTAACACTTCCAAGCCTCCCATCATTTCCTCTCTTCGTCGCCCCAAATCCTC
The nucleotide sequence above comes from Nicotiana tabacum cultivar K326 chromosome 12, ASM71507v2, whole genome shotgun sequence. Encoded proteins:
- the LOC107813335 gene encoding uncharacterized protein LOC107813335 translates to MNKKNCELCGKNKARMYCESDQASLCWDCDTNVHCANFLVAKHSRNLLCNSCQSLTPWSASGPKLSPTLSLCNSCLENTSAAAVHLQNQNEERVEENYETETDEEEEYESESDSDDEYDDDNEDAGNQVVPLSSSPSISSSSTGSYGDISAGDGGDTAAVSSQWKKRLRESDCLHSEDEEACSSDLNCNNLLEENKGTSSSIGFLRPMKLLRTNELS